Proteins from a single region of Rhodospirillales bacterium:
- a CDS encoding DUF924 domain-containing protein: protein MRDTQQEIIHFWFEELEPQQWFQSSAAVDAEILERFALTHEMADDGLCNHWAVDAEGSLALVIVLDQFPRHMYRGQPKSFASDERALLVAKQAVHKGFDQILEPVKRGFLYLPFQHSESLSDQIKSVELFGAMAEDNPAGDMYARRHYVPIEKFGRFPHRNKILGRESTAEEIEFLKTHKGFL from the coding sequence ATGCGTGATACACAGCAAGAAATTATCCACTTCTGGTTCGAGGAGCTAGAACCCCAACAATGGTTCCAATCCAGCGCGGCTGTTGATGCGGAAATTTTAGAGCGCTTCGCCCTTACACACGAAATGGCCGATGATGGGCTCTGTAATCACTGGGCGGTGGATGCGGAAGGCTCGTTAGCGCTTGTTATTGTTCTGGATCAATTCCCCCGCCATATGTATCGCGGCCAGCCAAAATCTTTCGCCAGCGATGAGCGCGCGCTTCTGGTCGCCAAACAAGCCGTGCATAAAGGATTTGATCAGATATTAGAACCGGTAAAACGCGGTTTTCTTTATCTTCCATTTCAGCACAGCGAATCTCTTTCCGATCAAATCAAATCCGTTGAACTGTTTGGTGCCATGGCCGAAGACAACCCTGCCGGGGATATGTATGCCAGGCGTCACTACGTACCGATCGAAAAATTTGGCCGTTTTCCCCACCGGAATAAAATTTTAGGACGGGAAAGCACCGCCGAAGAAATCGAGTTTCTTAAAACGCATAAGGGGTTTTTATGA
- a CDS encoding tRNA (cytidine(34)-2'-O)-methyltransferase, with product MLSIALYQPDIPQNVGAMIRLCACMNVGLEVIEPCSFPWDVRKIRQSAMDYIDHVNIVRHTSWDAFTGAHEGRRVVLMSTKAAVPYVDFEFRDDDILLAGSESAGVPQEVHESVDARVLIPMHGVMRSLNIVNASSMILGESLRQTRWSAV from the coding sequence ATGCTCTCAATTGCTCTTTACCAACCGGATATCCCGCAAAATGTCGGGGCCATGATCCGGCTTTGCGCCTGTATGAATGTGGGACTGGAAGTTATTGAACCGTGTAGTTTTCCGTGGGACGTGCGTAAAATACGCCAATCGGCTATGGATTATATTGACCATGTCAATATTGTGCGCCACACATCATGGGATGCCTTTACCGGTGCGCATGAGGGGCGACGGGTTGTGCTTATGAGCACGAAAGCGGCTGTGCCCTATGTGGATTTTGAATTTCGTGATGATGATATTTTACTGGCCGGCAGCGAGAGCGCAGGCGTGCCGCAAGAGGTGCATGAGTCGGTCGATGCGCGAGTGCTCATTCCGATGCATGGGGTGATGCGTTCGTTGAATATTGTCAATGCGAGTTCTATGATTTTGGGTGAATCTTTAAGGCAAACGCGATGGAGCGCCGTATGA
- the petA gene encoding ubiquinol-cytochrome c reductase iron-sulfur subunit, with protein MTADSKDRRDFLQLTGAAFGAVGIACAAAPMINSLNPAKDTLALATTEVDISGIPVGGSKTVMWQGKPVFIKHRTAEQIEEAGEVDISTLIDKQTDEQRVKKPEWLVVVGVCTHLGCIPGGQKPTDAHGEYHGWFCPCHGSHYDTSGRIRKGPAPKNLMVPPYEFISDTVIKIG; from the coding sequence ATGACAGCAGATAGCAAAGACCGGCGCGATTTCCTGCAACTTACAGGTGCTGCTTTTGGCGCCGTGGGAATAGCCTGTGCCGCCGCGCCGATGATCAATTCCCTCAACCCTGCCAAGGACACATTGGCATTGGCGACCACCGAGGTGGATATTAGCGGTATTCCGGTTGGCGGTTCCAAAACCGTGATGTGGCAGGGGAAGCCGGTCTTCATCAAACACCGTACGGCTGAGCAGATCGAAGAAGCCGGAGAGGTCGATATTTCGACACTAATTGACAAGCAAACCGACGAACAGCGTGTAAAGAAGCCTGAATGGCTGGTTGTTGTTGGTGTATGCACCCACCTTGGCTGTATCCCCGGCGGGCAAAAACCCACTGATGCGCACGGCGAATATCATGGCTGGTTCTGCCCTTGTCACGGTTCGCACTACGACACATCTGGTCGTATTCGCAAAGGCCCGGCCCCAAAGAACCTCATGGTTCCGCCATATGAGTTCATCAGCGATACTGTGATCAAAATCGGATAA
- a CDS encoding cytochrome b/b6 — protein MGSTERAEFKNPLIGWIDERLPVFTLMQKEYGVFPTPRNFNYFWNFGAIAMFMLITMIVTGIVLAMHYTANTGLSFDSVERIMRDVNGGWLIRYIHMNGASFFFVAVYIHIFRGMYYGSYKRPRELLWILGVAIFLLMMATAFIGYVLPWGQMSLWGATVITNLFSAIPLIGDSIVTLLWGGFSVDNPTLTRFFALHYLLPFVIFAVVFLHVWALHVTGSNNPLGLEPQSEKDTLPFHPYYTMKDSFGLVVFLVIYCVFIFYMPNALGHPDNYTPANPLVTPPHIVPEWYFLPFYAILRAITFEIGIPFTEITIISAKLGGVIAMFGSILLWFVMPWLDSHPIRSARFRPLYRLFLLLLLVDFVFLGYVGSQAADAEIFHIPLSYFGLGATGYYFAFFIVILPWLSKFEKGRELPPSIHEAVLAKHAK, from the coding sequence ATGGGCAGCACTGAACGCGCAGAATTCAAAAACCCCCTTATAGGCTGGATAGACGAACGTCTCCCGGTTTTCACGTTAATGCAAAAAGAATATGGCGTATTTCCAACGCCCAGAAACTTTAACTATTTCTGGAACTTTGGCGCCATTGCCATGTTCATGCTGATCACGATGATCGTCACCGGCATCGTACTGGCGATGCACTACACGGCCAACACTGGGCTGTCCTTTGATTCGGTCGAGCGCATCATGCGCGATGTGAACGGCGGCTGGTTGATTCGCTATATTCACATGAACGGCGCATCGTTCTTCTTTGTTGCGGTCTATATCCATATTTTCCGCGGCATGTATTACGGCTCTTACAAGCGCCCGCGGGAATTGCTATGGATTCTCGGTGTGGCGATCTTCCTGCTGATGATGGCCACCGCCTTTATCGGCTATGTGCTGCCATGGGGCCAGATGTCCCTGTGGGGCGCCACCGTGATTACCAACCTGTTCTCGGCCATTCCGCTGATTGGCGACAGCATCGTGACACTGCTCTGGGGTGGTTTCAGCGTCGATAACCCAACTCTGACGCGCTTCTTCGCGCTGCACTATCTGCTGCCATTTGTAATTTTTGCGGTCGTCTTCTTACATGTCTGGGCGCTGCATGTCACTGGCTCTAACAACCCGCTGGGCCTCGAACCGCAATCTGAAAAAGACACGCTGCCTTTCCACCCTTATTACACAATGAAAGACAGCTTCGGACTGGTTGTATTTCTGGTCATCTATTGCGTCTTTATCTTTTATATGCCCAACGCGCTGGGCCACCCTGATAACTATACGCCCGCCAACCCGCTGGTCACCCCCCCGCATATCGTGCCTGAATGGTACTTCTTGCCGTTCTATGCGATCCTGCGCGCGATTACCTTTGAGATTGGTATCCCTTTTACGGAGATCACAATCATTTCGGCCAAACTCGGCGGTGTGATTGCGATGTTTGGCTCCATCCTGCTGTGGTTTGTGATGCCGTGGCTCGACAGTCACCCGATCCGCAGCGCGCGTTTCCGCCCGCTCTATCGCTTGTTCCTGCTGCTGTTGCTGGTTGACTTTGTCTTTCTCGGCTACGTGGGTTCACAGGCCGCTGACGCAGAGATATTCCACATTCCGCTCAGCTATTTCGGCCTTGGTGCAACCGGCTATTATTTCGCCTTCTTCATCGTCATCCTGCCATGGCTCAGCAAGTTTGAAAAAGGTCGCGAATTGCCGCCGTCCATCCATGAAGCCGTTTTGGCCAAACACGCAAAATAA
- the hemF gene encoding oxygen-dependent coproporphyrinogen oxidase produces MNDWDERKAQASVWFRRLRDNICAEFETIEGELSGSNKADLAPGAFERSPWARENNDEPNESGSILKGGGEMSIMRGRVFEKVGVNISEVYGVFSEEFAARVPGANKSGGQFWASGISLVAHMQSPLVPAVHMNTRMIVTSKGWFGGGADLTPMFPNEDDTRAFHGALQECCDRHDPNYYKAHKEWCDRYFFLPHRGEPRGVGGIFYDYLDSSDTGGDWTADFAYTQDVGRTFLAIYPQIVRTHMNEGWSAEERQFQLIKRGRYVEYNLLYDRGTQFGLKTGGNTEAILMSMPPEVKWP; encoded by the coding sequence ATGAACGATTGGGATGAACGAAAGGCGCAGGCCAGCGTCTGGTTCAGGCGGTTGCGCGATAATATTTGCGCAGAGTTTGAGACGATTGAAGGCGAGCTTTCCGGTAGCAATAAAGCCGATCTAGCGCCCGGCGCGTTTGAGCGCAGCCCGTGGGCCCGGGAAAACAACGACGAGCCGAATGAATCGGGTTCTATCCTGAAGGGCGGCGGTGAAATGTCTATCATGCGGGGGCGCGTGTTTGAAAAGGTCGGGGTGAATATTTCAGAGGTTTACGGTGTTTTTTCCGAAGAGTTTGCGGCGCGGGTGCCGGGGGCCAACAAATCAGGCGGGCAGTTCTGGGCGTCCGGGATTTCTCTGGTGGCGCATATGCAAAGCCCTCTTGTGCCGGCGGTGCATATGAATACGCGGATGATTGTGACCTCCAAGGGATGGTTTGGCGGCGGGGCGGATTTAACCCCGATGTTTCCGAATGAAGATGATACGCGCGCGTTTCACGGCGCTTTGCAAGAATGCTGTGATAGGCATGATCCGAATTATTACAAGGCGCATAAGGAATGGTGCGACCGGTATTTCTTCCTGCCGCATCGCGGCGAGCCGCGCGGGGTTGGCGGGATTTTCTATGATTATCTCGATTCTTCGGACACTGGCGGGGATTGGACGGCGGATTTCGCCTATACACAGGATGTTGGGCGGACCTTTCTGGCGATTTACCCGCAAATCGTGCGTACGCACATGAATGAAGGCTGGAGCGCAGAAGAGCGGCAATTTCAACTGATCAAGCGCGGACGCTACGTCGAATACAACCTGCTGTATGATCGCGGGACGCAATTCGGCCTGAAAACCGGCGGAAACACTGAGGCGATCCTGATGTCGATGCCCCCGGAAGTGAAGTGGCCGTAG
- a CDS encoding CCA tRNA nucleotidyltransferase, whose amino-acid sequence MDQKPVSMLEPQDWMKADETQSVMKALGQGYALFVGGCVRNALLGQSVDDIDIASALTPDEVTKKLEAAGIKVIPTGIDHGTVTAVTGGKPFEITTLRKDVETDGRRAVVEFSTDWAEDARRRDFTMNTLLMDLEGNIYDPLGCGLKDLHARRVVFVGDPRKRIAEDYLRILRYFRFHALYADGAPDAQALAACRTAADKIAALSKERITQEFFKILSVDDPLTVLILMFENDILKEFKTPEYDERLLKSLCYFQKNYGLVSIAARLLILAGFAEKNLKAFDDFLLIPKVFKKDIENLNQVLALPDLKDDHAVKVAIYKHGRTATAQGLMIELALDRVMNGYAPQAVKIIQNWDIPDFLLTGEDLIKEGFKPGPQLGEELQRREDAWIKGGFKN is encoded by the coding sequence CATGAAGGCGCTGGGGCAGGGGTATGCCTTGTTCGTTGGCGGATGCGTGAGGAATGCGCTGCTCGGACAGTCTGTCGATGATATCGATATCGCCAGCGCCTTAACGCCAGACGAAGTTACAAAAAAACTGGAAGCCGCTGGCATCAAAGTGATTCCCACAGGAATCGATCACGGCACCGTAACCGCTGTCACGGGCGGCAAACCGTTTGAAATTACCACCTTGCGCAAAGATGTTGAAACAGATGGTCGCCGTGCGGTGGTGGAGTTTTCAACCGACTGGGCAGAAGACGCCCGCCGCCGTGATTTCACCATGAACACGCTGCTGATGGATCTGGAAGGAAATATTTACGATCCTTTGGGCTGCGGGCTCAAAGATCTGCACGCCCGGCGCGTCGTGTTTGTCGGCGACCCGCGCAAGCGCATTGCCGAGGATTATTTGCGCATCCTGCGCTATTTCCGCTTTCACGCGCTTTATGCTGATGGCGCGCCTGACGCGCAAGCTCTTGCCGCTTGCCGCACCGCCGCCGATAAAATCGCCGCCCTGTCCAAAGAGCGTATTACGCAGGAATTTTTCAAAATCCTTTCTGTTGATGATCCGCTCACGGTTTTAATATTGATGTTTGAAAATGATATTTTGAAAGAATTTAAAACGCCTGAATATGATGAGAGGCTGCTCAAATCCCTTTGTTATTTCCAAAAGAATTACGGGCTTGTCTCCATCGCCGCGCGCCTGTTGATTCTCGCCGGATTCGCAGAAAAAAACCTCAAAGCCTTCGATGATTTTCTTTTGATTCCCAAAGTCTTCAAAAAAGATATTGAGAATTTGAATCAAGTTTTGGCCCTGCCGGATCTTAAAGACGATCACGCCGTTAAAGTCGCCATATATAAACATGGCCGCACCGCCACCGCGCAAGGATTGATGATCGAACTGGCTCTCGACCGCGTCATGAACGGCTATGCCCCTCAGGCCGTCAAAATTATTCAGAATTGGGATATTCCCGATTTCCTGCTCACCGGCGAAGACCTCATCAAAGAAGGTTTCAAACCCGGCCCACAGCTCGGCGAAGAACTCCAGCGCCGCGAAGACGCGTGGATTAAAGGTGGGTTTAAAAATTAA
- a CDS encoding cytochrome c1 — MYKKSLLILFVLLVLPVSGAFASGGETVHPPSQSWSFDGPFGTFDRAAMQRGLKVYREVCSACHSLKRVAFRNLTDLGYSEDQVKAIAAEYSVMDVPDEEGEVNERTALPSDRFPSPYPNDNAAKAANNALPPDLSLITKARHDGPNYVYAILTGYEEAPAEVELLDGQHYNEYMSGHVIAMAPPLSDGAVQYEDGSLQTTGQYAHDVVQFLTWAAEPSLEARKRTGVKVLLFLLVFASIFYGIKKKIWASVH, encoded by the coding sequence ATGTATAAAAAAAGTCTCCTCATCCTTTTTGTTCTGCTGGTTCTACCGGTTTCCGGCGCGTTTGCCTCTGGCGGTGAAACGGTTCACCCACCCAGCCAAAGCTGGAGCTTTGACGGTCCGTTCGGCACGTTTGACCGGGCTGCGATGCAGCGCGGCCTCAAAGTTTACCGCGAGGTTTGTTCGGCCTGTCATTCCCTCAAGCGTGTTGCTTTTCGGAATTTGACCGATCTGGGCTATAGCGAGGATCAGGTTAAGGCGATTGCTGCGGAATATAGCGTCATGGATGTGCCTGATGAAGAGGGTGAGGTTAATGAGCGTACGGCGTTGCCGTCCGATCGCTTTCCCTCACCATACCCGAATGATAACGCCGCCAAGGCTGCCAACAATGCCTTGCCGCCGGACCTGTCTTTGATTACCAAGGCTCGTCATGACGGACCGAACTATGTTTACGCAATTTTGACCGGCTATGAAGAAGCGCCGGCAGAGGTAGAACTTCTCGACGGCCAGCATTATAATGAATATATGTCCGGCCACGTTATCGCCATGGCCCCGCCTTTATCCGATGGCGCTGTCCAGTATGAAGACGGAAGCTTGCAAACAACTGGGCAATATGCTCACGATGTTGTGCAATTCCTTACCTGGGCTGCTGAGCCGTCTTTAGAAGCGCGTAAGCGCACAGGCGTGAAAGTCTTGCTGTTTCTGCTGGTTTTTGCTTCTATTTTTTATGGAATTAAAAAGAAAATCTGGGCAAGTGTACATTAG